From the Streptomyces sp. KMM 9044 genome, one window contains:
- a CDS encoding MFS transporter, whose product MAFSMMQLFLLGALGPRLVDDLDVSPTVLGLTTTVGFGAAAVLSPAGGRVVDRLGPRRCLVALLLVSAVALALIGAAPGAGFLLAAVALGGLPQALANPATNKTILAAVPAERRGSVTGMKQSGVQLGAFAAGLPLAALAGAVGWRGAVWTAAGTAVVAAVWAARALPADPPPKYAPVSWIPRGTIAWLAAYSLLLGCGIASVNTYLALYGVRRLDLGPTTAAALVAVLGVAGIAGRLGWSKVAGQPGRAVWLPGALAAGAVGAALLLAASAYAHPLAWVAAVAVGVFAVAANAVSMVLVMQRAAAGRAGQDSALVSAGFFAGFALGPPLFGLLAAAGHYGAGWLLVAGEFLGAGVVALVWAVRERRPVVRR is encoded by the coding sequence ATGGCCTTCTCGATGATGCAGCTGTTCCTGCTCGGCGCCCTGGGACCGCGGCTCGTGGACGACCTGGACGTGTCGCCGACCGTGCTGGGCCTGACCACGACCGTCGGCTTCGGGGCGGCGGCTGTGCTCTCACCGGCCGGTGGGCGTGTGGTGGACCGTCTGGGGCCACGCCGTTGTCTGGTCGCGCTGCTGCTGGTGTCGGCGGTGGCGCTGGCACTGATCGGGGCGGCTCCGGGGGCGGGGTTCCTGCTGGCGGCGGTCGCGCTGGGCGGGCTGCCGCAGGCACTGGCGAACCCCGCCACGAACAAGACGATCCTGGCCGCCGTTCCCGCCGAACGGCGCGGTTCGGTGACCGGGATGAAACAGTCGGGCGTGCAGTTGGGCGCGTTCGCCGCCGGACTGCCGCTGGCCGCGCTGGCCGGGGCCGTCGGCTGGCGGGGCGCGGTGTGGACGGCGGCCGGGACGGCCGTGGTGGCCGCGGTCTGGGCGGCGCGGGCCCTGCCCGCCGATCCGCCCCCGAAGTACGCGCCCGTCTCGTGGATCCCCCGGGGAACGATCGCCTGGCTGGCGGCCTACTCGCTACTGCTGGGCTGCGGCATCGCCTCCGTGAACACCTACCTCGCCCTCTACGGCGTACGGCGGCTCGATCTCGGCCCGACGACGGCCGCCGCCCTGGTGGCGGTGCTGGGCGTGGCCGGGATCGCCGGGCGACTGGGCTGGTCCAAGGTCGCGGGACAACCGGGCCGAGCCGTGTGGCTGCCGGGCGCACTGGCGGCCGGTGCGGTGGGGGCGGCGCTGCTGCTCGCGGCCTCCGCGTACGCGCATCCGCTGGCCTGGGTCGCGGCGGTGGCCGTGGGCGTCTTCGCGGTCGCCGCGAACGCGGTCTCGATGGTGCTGGTGATGCAGCGCGCGGCAGCCGGCCGGGCCGGCCAGGACTCGGCGCTGGTCTCAGCCGGCTTCTTCGCCGGGTTCGCGCTCGGTCCGCCGCTGTTCGGGCTGCTCGCCGCGGCCGGTCACTACGGGGCGGGATGGCTGCTGGTCGCGGGAGAGTTCCTGGGCGCGGGCGTGGTGGCCCTGGTCTGGGCGGTGCGCGAACGGCGACCGGTCGTACGGCGATGA
- a CDS encoding superoxide dismutase family protein, with protein sequence MNHHTSARPPLRDTTSVVPSVMPERDGPAAVPRRPRTRLAVAGATLAATAALLSGCGGDSSENTSNTSADTAASSSPSKSMDGMDGMDGMDGMDGMDDMAMGDPSATPANKIPDAEVVKGTLQVLDTRPPGMDDVKGTAWLAQGPKGTTVTVSLTGLKPGDAYMAHLHAQHCADDNGGEHFQFEKGGATTPPNEVHLMFVADKSGKAMTTVNNAQKTGEDAVALVVHPREAMDNRTACADFDF encoded by the coding sequence ATGAACCACCACACGTCCGCCCGCCCGCCCCTGCGTGACACCACGTCAGTGGTGCCTTCGGTGATGCCCGAACGGGACGGGCCCGCGGCCGTGCCGCGTCGCCCGCGCACCCGTCTCGCCGTCGCCGGCGCCACGCTGGCGGCGACGGCCGCCCTGCTGTCCGGCTGCGGCGGCGACTCCTCCGAGAACACCTCGAACACGTCCGCCGACACGGCCGCGTCCTCATCCCCCTCCAAGAGCATGGACGGCATGGACGGCATGGACGGCATGGACGGCATGGACGGTATGGACGACATGGCGATGGGGGACCCCTCGGCCACCCCCGCGAACAAGATCCCCGACGCGGAGGTGGTGAAGGGCACGCTTCAGGTGCTGGACACCCGGCCGCCGGGCATGGACGACGTCAAGGGCACGGCCTGGCTGGCGCAGGGCCCGAAGGGCACCACGGTGACGGTGTCCCTGACCGGCCTGAAGCCGGGCGACGCCTACATGGCCCACCTGCACGCCCAGCACTGCGCGGACGACAACGGCGGGGAGCACTTCCAGTTCGAGAAGGGCGGCGCGACCACACCGCCGAACGAGGTGCACCTGATGTTCGTCGCCGACAAGTCGGGCAAGGCCATGACGACGGTGAACAACGCCCAGAAGACCGGCGAGGACGCGGTCGCCCTCGTGGTCCACCCCCGTGAGGCGATGGACAACCGGACAGCATGCGCGGACTTCGACTTCTGA
- a CDS encoding sigma-70 family RNA polymerase sigma factor produces the protein MIIPALSSAREESKDVSGDESITAWALAARSGDPDAVEKFVRALHRDVRRYVTFLGADPQSADDLTQDTFLRALGSLHRFEGRSSARTWLLSIARRTVIDSIRYSSSRPRLSDTDDWQSAAERAQPRGLPGFDDGIALAQLLDTLPDDRREAFVLTQLVGLPYAEAAGVSDCPIGTVRSRVARARTSLIEWLDDAEHCTPVAAAA, from the coding sequence GTGATCATTCCCGCCCTGTCCTCAGCACGCGAAGAATCGAAAGATGTGTCGGGAGACGAGTCGATCACGGCGTGGGCACTCGCCGCCCGCAGCGGCGACCCCGACGCTGTCGAGAAGTTCGTCCGCGCCCTGCACCGAGACGTCCGCCGCTACGTGACCTTTCTCGGCGCCGACCCTCAGAGTGCCGACGACCTGACCCAGGACACGTTCCTGCGTGCCCTGGGCAGCCTGCACCGGTTCGAAGGCCGTTCCTCGGCGCGTACCTGGCTGCTGTCCATCGCCCGCCGCACGGTGATCGACAGCATCCGCTACAGCTCCTCCCGCCCGCGCCTGTCGGACACCGATGACTGGCAGTCGGCCGCCGAACGTGCCCAGCCGCGCGGTCTGCCCGGCTTCGACGACGGCATCGCCCTCGCCCAGCTGCTCGACACACTCCCGGACGACCGCCGCGAAGCGTTCGTCCTCACCCAGCTGGTGGGACTTCCCTACGCGGAGGCGGCCGGTGTGAGCGACTGCCCCATCGGCACGGTGCGCTCACGCGTCGCCCGAGCCCGCACCTCGCTGATCGAGTGGCTCGACGACGCCGAGCACTGCACGCCGGTGGCCGCTGCGGCCTGA